From one Rhizobium leguminosarum genomic stretch:
- the pcaH gene encoding protocatechuate 3,4-dioxygenase subunit beta — translation MSELPNRKPETGAFFARDRAWHAPALTPGYKTSVLRAPQRALLSLDGTISETTGPVFGHSMIGDLDNDLILNYARPGESAIGERIIVHGRVLDERAKPVAGALIEFWQANAGGRYRHKKESYLAAIDPNFGGCGRAITDEEGRYHFRTVRPGAYPWPNGVNDWRPAHIHFSIFGHGFAQRLITQMYFEGDPMIWKCPIVGTIPDKAAIEQLIAPLDWGNTIPMDSRAYKFDIVLRGRRSTMFENRLEGN, via the coding sequence ATGTCCGAACTACCGAACCGCAAGCCCGAGACCGGCGCCTTCTTCGCCCGAGACCGCGCCTGGCACGCGCCGGCGCTGACGCCCGGCTATAAAACATCCGTGCTGCGCGCGCCGCAGCGTGCGCTGCTCTCGCTCGACGGCACGATCTCCGAAACGACAGGCCCGGTCTTCGGCCATTCGATGATCGGCGACCTCGACAACGACCTGATCCTGAATTACGCCCGCCCCGGCGAAAGCGCCATCGGCGAACGCATCATCGTCCATGGGCGCGTGCTTGACGAGCGGGCAAAACCGGTTGCCGGTGCGCTGATCGAATTCTGGCAGGCCAATGCCGGCGGCCGCTATCGCCACAAGAAGGAATCCTATCTCGCGGCGATCGACCCGAATTTCGGCGGCTGCGGCCGCGCAATCACCGATGAGGAAGGCCGCTACCATTTCCGCACCGTTCGCCCCGGCGCCTATCCCTGGCCGAACGGCGTCAACGATTGGCGCCCTGCCCATATCCACTTCTCGATCTTCGGCCACGGCTTTGCCCAGCGCCTGATCACCCAGATGTATTTCGAGGGCGACCCGATGATCTGGAAATGTCCGATCGTCGGCACCATCCCCGACAAGGCGGCGATCGAACAGCTGATCGCGCCGCTCGACTGGGGCAACACCATCCCGATGGATTCACGCGCCTATAAATTCGATATCGTGCTGCGCGGCCGCCGCTCGACGATGTTCGAAAACAGGCTGGAGGGCAACTGA
- the pcaD gene encoding 3-oxoadipate enol-lactonase encodes MQFARINDVTIHYQVIGAPADRPAIVFANSLGTDFRIWRDVVVRLAGECAIVLYDKRGHGLSDVGQLPASIEDHATDLAGLLDLLSVKDAVICGLSVGGLVAQSLYQRRPDLVRALILCDTAHKIGTSESWNARIAAVEKNGIGSIVDAVMERWFTPAFRRPESTAYSGYCNMLTRQPVEGYIAACEAIRDADFTEAARRITVPTICIVGDQDGSTPPDLVLSTAKLIPGARYEVIADCAHIPCVEQPEALTAIIRTFLSSLPNGLPTGLPTGENSR; translated from the coding sequence GTGCAATTTGCCCGCATCAACGACGTGACGATCCATTATCAGGTGATCGGTGCGCCTGCCGACCGGCCGGCGATCGTCTTTGCCAATTCGCTCGGAACGGATTTCCGCATCTGGCGCGACGTCGTGGTACGACTTGCCGGCGAATGCGCCATCGTGCTTTACGACAAGCGCGGCCACGGGCTTTCCGATGTCGGCCAGCTCCCCGCTTCGATTGAGGACCATGCAACGGATCTCGCCGGCCTGCTCGATCTGCTCTCCGTCAAGGATGCCGTGATCTGCGGCCTCTCTGTCGGCGGCCTCGTTGCCCAGTCGCTCTATCAGCGCCGACCGGATTTGGTCCGCGCACTCATCCTCTGCGACACCGCCCACAAGATCGGCACATCGGAAAGCTGGAATGCCCGTATCGCCGCGGTCGAGAAAAACGGCATCGGCAGCATCGTCGATGCCGTCATGGAGCGCTGGTTCACGCCTGCCTTCCGCCGGCCCGAAAGCACCGCCTATTCAGGTTACTGCAACATGCTGACGCGCCAGCCGGTCGAGGGTTATATCGCCGCCTGCGAAGCGATCCGCGATGCCGATTTCACCGAAGCGGCAAGGAGGATCACTGTCCCGACGATCTGCATCGTCGGCGACCAGGACGGCTCGACGCCGCCCGATCTGGTACTGTCGACCGCGAAGCTGATCCCAGGCGCCCGTTACGAGGTGATCGCCGATTGCGCCCATATTCCCTGCGTCGAGCAGCCGGAAGCGCTGACGGCAATCATCCGCACCTTCCTCTCATCCCTACCGAATGGCCTTCCGACTGGCCTTCCGACTGGAGAAAACAGCCGATGA
- the pcaC gene encoding 4-carboxymuconolactone decarboxylase — protein sequence MNDTASSSERYRHGMATRRAVLGDAHVDRAGTAATEFDRPFQELITEAAWGHVWSRPGLTKRERSIVTIALLAALGQDDEVAMHVRATANTGATREDVCEALLHVAIYAGVPAANHAIKIAKQAFEQMDAEKAA from the coding sequence ATGAACGATACTGCGTCCTCCTCCGAGCGCTACCGGCATGGCATGGCGACCCGCCGCGCCGTGCTCGGCGACGCCCATGTCGACCGCGCCGGAACCGCTGCGACCGAGTTCGACCGCCCCTTCCAAGAGCTGATCACCGAAGCCGCCTGGGGCCATGTCTGGTCGCGCCCGGGGCTGACCAAGCGCGAGCGCTCGATCGTCACGATCGCGCTGCTTGCGGCGCTCGGCCAGGATGACGAGGTCGCCATGCATGTGCGCGCCACCGCCAATACCGGCGCCACCCGCGAGGATGTCTGCGAGGCGCTCTTACATGTGGCGATCTATGCCGGCGTTCCCGCCGCCAATCACGCGATCAAGATTGCCAAGCAGGCCTTTGAACAGATGGACGCCGAAAAGGCAGCCTGA
- the pcaG gene encoding protocatechuate 3,4-dioxygenase subunit alpha yields the protein MQQLGYLKETPSQTAGPYVHIGLTPNFCDITGVYDSDLGIAMVNDKTLGERITVTGRIFDGAGALVRDAVVEIWQADSAGLYNSPSEMRGTADPNFTGWGRCPTRAEDGVYSFETIKPGRVPFKDGRKMAPHITVWIVARGINIGLHTRLYFPEETEANAADPLLLRIEHRERVATMVATRDGATCHFDIYLQGPKETVFLDI from the coding sequence ATGCAGCAGCTCGGCTACCTCAAGGAAACGCCGTCGCAGACGGCAGGCCCCTATGTCCATATCGGCCTGACGCCGAATTTCTGCGACATCACGGGTGTCTACGACAGCGATCTCGGCATCGCGATGGTCAACGACAAGACGCTCGGCGAACGCATCACCGTCACCGGCCGTATCTTCGACGGCGCCGGCGCACTGGTGCGCGATGCCGTCGTCGAGATCTGGCAGGCCGACAGCGCCGGCCTCTACAACAGCCCGTCGGAAATGCGCGGCACGGCTGACCCGAATTTCACCGGATGGGGCCGTTGCCCGACCCGCGCCGAAGACGGCGTCTACAGCTTCGAGACCATCAAGCCCGGCCGTGTCCCCTTCAAGGACGGCCGCAAAATGGCGCCGCACATCACCGTCTGGATCGTCGCCCGCGGCATCAATATCGGCCTGCACACGCGCCTGTATTTCCCGGAGGAGACGGAGGCCAACGCCGCCGACCCGCTGCTTCTGCGCATCGAACATCGCGAGCGTGTCGCCACCATGGTCGCCACCCGCGACGGCGCGACCTGCCATTTCGACATCTATCTGCAGGGTCCGAAGGAAACGGTGTTTCTGGATATTTGA
- a CDS encoding 3-carboxy-cis,cis-muconate cycloisomerase: MTASPFDHPFLSGLLGDDETASYFSAEADIRAMLSFEAALARAEATHGLIPAEAARRIAEICAGFSPDLPGLRAATAQDGVVVPDFIKQLRVAAGEEAAKSLHLGATSQDVIDTSLMIRLKAVVFLFAGRLSAIITSLGGLDRQFGGNQLMGHTRMQAAIPISVSDRLTAWRAPLETYRDRLTEQSFPVQLAGAAGTLDKLGPQGLAIRASLAQELGLTDAPQWQSQRLPIADIAGLFASISGSLGKIGQDIALLAQAGGEIEIAGGGTSSAMAHKQNPVSAEVLVSLARFNATALSGIHQSLVHEQERSGAAWTLEWLLLPQIAMATAASLRLAGELAGNIKRLGAV, from the coding sequence ATGACCGCATCACCCTTCGACCACCCCTTCCTCTCCGGCCTACTCGGCGACGATGAAACCGCGTCCTACTTCTCCGCCGAGGCCGATATTCGCGCCATGCTCTCCTTCGAGGCCGCGCTGGCGAGGGCCGAGGCCACCCATGGCCTGATCCCTGCCGAAGCCGCAAGGCGGATCGCCGAAATCTGCGCCGGCTTTTCTCCCGACCTGCCAGGCCTGCGAGCGGCAACGGCACAGGATGGCGTCGTCGTGCCCGATTTCATCAAACAGCTTCGCGTTGCTGCCGGCGAGGAAGCGGCAAAGAGCCTGCATCTCGGCGCCACCAGCCAGGATGTCATCGATACCAGCCTGATGATCCGGCTGAAGGCAGTGGTTTTCCTGTTTGCCGGTCGGCTTTCCGCCATCATCACCAGCCTCGGTGGGCTCGACCGCCAGTTCGGCGGCAACCAGCTGATGGGTCACACCCGCATGCAGGCGGCAATTCCAATCAGCGTCTCCGACCGTCTCACTGCGTGGCGCGCGCCGTTGGAGACCTATCGCGACCGCCTGACCGAGCAGAGTTTTCCCGTCCAGCTCGCTGGTGCTGCCGGCACGCTCGACAAGCTCGGGCCGCAAGGCCTGGCAATCCGCGCCTCACTCGCCCAGGAACTTGGCCTCACCGATGCACCGCAATGGCAGAGCCAGCGTCTGCCGATCGCCGATATCGCCGGCCTGTTTGCCTCGATCTCGGGCAGCCTCGGCAAGATCGGCCAGGATATCGCGCTGCTCGCCCAGGCAGGAGGAGAGATCGAAATCGCAGGCGGCGGCACCTCGTCGGCGATGGCCCACAAACAGAACCCCGTTTCCGCTGAAGTGCTGGTTTCGCTTGCCCGCTTCAACGCCACGGCGCTCTCGGGCATCCACCAGTCCCTCGTCCATGAACAGGAACGCTCCGGGGCGGCCTGGACGCTCGAATGGCTGCTGCTGCCGCAGATAGCGATGGCAACCGCCGCCAGCCTCCGCCTCGCGGGGGAGCTAGCAGGAAATATCAAGAGGCTTGGGGCGGTCTAA
- a CDS encoding type II toxin-antitoxin system HipA family toxin — MPDFNAHVVLGESLTSVGQLRFTQAGPRQFSTFAYDPAWIENPRAFAVQPSLLLEAGPFHTSGQPGNMRDALAGVFADAAPDSWGRRLLERTYGNGLSEFEYLTLSDDDCRQGALRFVDDRGEIIRGGAAGAVPRLVDLEAITAIARAYEQGKEISAEDMQALAGAGGSGGARPKANVRDGDTLWLAKFTSVHDQQPIECVEVATLRLARACGIRTPEVRLELANTPFPVALIRRFDRRGTARIPYISARTALEKTGTELGSYTEIIDFMRANAADPLEDFRELFLRLIFTILVSNKDDHLKNHGFLYVGAGRWRLSPVFDVNPAPDRNPHLETGILEGGAHDRSIRLAFEACEFFEIAEADARQMIRETAQRISAEWRDSLRQVGVSGTLAREYEAAFANDQTEIALTI, encoded by the coding sequence ATGCCTGACTTCAACGCCCATGTCGTTCTCGGCGAGAGCCTGACATCCGTTGGCCAGCTGCGATTCACGCAGGCCGGGCCGCGGCAGTTCTCGACCTTCGCCTATGATCCCGCCTGGATCGAGAATCCTCGCGCCTTTGCCGTACAGCCGAGCCTTCTCCTTGAAGCTGGGCCATTTCACACATCTGGCCAACCCGGAAACATGCGCGATGCATTGGCGGGCGTTTTCGCTGACGCCGCACCGGACAGCTGGGGCCGCAGGCTTCTCGAACGCACCTATGGCAACGGACTTTCCGAGTTCGAGTATTTGACGCTGTCCGATGATGACTGCCGGCAGGGCGCGCTGCGGTTTGTGGACGATAGAGGAGAAATCATCCGGGGTGGCGCGGCCGGCGCCGTACCACGTCTGGTCGATCTGGAGGCCATCACCGCCATCGCCCGGGCCTATGAGCAGGGCAAGGAGATATCCGCTGAGGACATGCAGGCGCTCGCTGGTGCGGGCGGTTCCGGCGGTGCGCGCCCCAAGGCCAATGTCCGGGATGGCGACACGCTCTGGCTCGCCAAGTTCACCTCGGTTCATGACCAGCAGCCAATCGAGTGCGTCGAGGTAGCCACGCTCCGCCTCGCCCGCGCCTGCGGGATCCGCACGCCCGAGGTCAGGCTGGAACTGGCTAACACGCCATTCCCGGTCGCTCTGATCCGGCGGTTCGACCGGCGCGGGACCGCGCGTATTCCCTACATCTCGGCCCGCACCGCTTTGGAGAAAACGGGAACCGAACTCGGTTCCTATACGGAGATCATCGACTTCATGCGGGCAAATGCCGCTGATCCTCTGGAAGATTTCCGCGAACTCTTTCTGCGCCTGATCTTCACCATCCTCGTGTCGAACAAGGATGACCATCTGAAGAATCACGGTTTCCTTTATGTGGGGGCGGGTCGCTGGCGACTGTCGCCGGTTTTCGATGTGAACCCCGCACCTGACCGCAATCCGCATCTCGAAACGGGAATTCTTGAGGGCGGCGCGCATGACCGGTCGATCCGTCTGGCCTTCGAAGCCTGCGAGTTCTTCGAGATCGCCGAGGCGGATGCGCGCCAGATGATCCGCGAGACGGCGCAGCGCATTTCCGCCGAATGGCGAGATTCACTTCGACAGGTGGGCGTCTCCGGTACGCTGGCGCGCGAATATGAAGCCGCCTTCGCAAACGACCAGACTGAAATAGCGCTCACCATTTAA
- a CDS encoding helix-turn-helix domain-containing protein, whose translation MGSPKSKSALERLGHDVRGARLRRGIAVADLAMRAGMSPSTVARLEKGDPGVGIGTLADILVVLGLVDRLADLIDIRKDDLGLALTADRQPRRGRSFATTLRRQKAKGKAAQGDPDVVDPDGASF comes from the coding sequence ATGGGATCTCCGAAATCGAAGTCGGCCCTCGAAAGGCTCGGACACGACGTCCGCGGAGCTCGTTTGCGGCGCGGCATCGCCGTGGCCGATCTGGCGATGCGCGCGGGCATGTCGCCGAGCACCGTCGCGCGCTTGGAAAAGGGAGATCCCGGTGTCGGAATCGGTACGCTCGCAGATATTCTGGTCGTGCTTGGTCTTGTCGACCGGCTGGCCGACCTGATCGACATCCGAAAGGATGATCTGGGTCTGGCGTTGACCGCCGATCGCCAACCGCGTCGCGGACGGTCTTTTGCGACCACACTGCGCAGGCAGAAGGCGAAGGGTAAGGCGGCGCAGGGGGATCCGGATGTAGTCGATCCGGACGGCGCGTCATTCTGA